Proteins found in one Thermus islandicus DSM 21543 genomic segment:
- a CDS encoding ABC transporter ATP-binding protein, producing the protein MAKALVLKGITKRFPLVLANDHISLDLDWGEVLALVGENGAGKSTLMKIVYGLQPPDEGEMWVDGKPYRPKTPLDAIRAGIGMVHQHFMLVEPFTVLENLVLGLEPGTPFRLDLESARKRAQSLMEALGFEVPLDARVEDLPVGLQQRVEILKALYREARILILDEPTAVLTPREAEELFRFLRAYVARGNAAIFISHKLKEVLEVSDRVTVIRDGKVVGTVRTRETSLEAMARMMVGREVVLRVEKAPARPGEVVLKVEDLEAPPRLKGVSFQVRAGEIVGIAGVEGNGQTELVEALAGLRPYRGAVRLLGHPLPPRARGVRDLGVSHIPEDRLSRGLVLDFSVKENAILGDQHRPPFRGFLGFLEDGAMEARAQALVEAFDVRPRSTALPARRFSGGNQQKIVVGRELLRGPRLLIAAQPTRGVDVGAIEFIHQRLVEARDRGLAVLLVSADLAEVLSLSDRILVMQGGRIAGEVTPEEATEERLGLLMAGVTP; encoded by the coding sequence GTGGCGAAGGCCCTGGTCCTCAAAGGCATCACCAAGCGCTTCCCTCTGGTCCTGGCCAACGACCATATCAGCCTGGACCTGGACTGGGGGGAGGTTTTGGCGTTGGTGGGCGAGAACGGAGCGGGCAAGTCCACCCTCATGAAGATCGTCTACGGCCTCCAGCCACCGGACGAGGGGGAGATGTGGGTGGACGGGAAGCCCTACCGGCCCAAAACCCCCTTGGACGCCATAAGGGCAGGGATCGGTATGGTCCACCAGCACTTCATGCTGGTGGAGCCCTTTACGGTGCTGGAGAACCTGGTGCTGGGGCTGGAGCCGGGAACCCCCTTCCGCCTGGACCTGGAAAGCGCGCGAAAGAGGGCCCAAAGCCTCATGGAAGCCCTGGGCTTTGAAGTCCCCTTGGACGCGCGCGTGGAGGACCTCCCCGTGGGCCTCCAACAGCGGGTGGAGATCCTCAAGGCCCTCTACCGGGAGGCCAGGATCCTCATCCTGGACGAGCCTACCGCCGTCCTCACCCCGAGGGAGGCAGAGGAGCTTTTCCGCTTCCTCAGGGCCTACGTGGCCCGAGGGAATGCCGCCATCTTCATCAGCCACAAGCTGAAGGAGGTTCTGGAGGTCTCGGACCGGGTCACCGTGATCCGGGACGGGAAGGTGGTGGGCACGGTCAGGACCCGGGAAACCTCCCTGGAGGCCATGGCCCGGATGATGGTGGGCCGGGAGGTGGTGCTCCGGGTGGAAAAGGCCCCGGCGAGGCCGGGGGAGGTGGTCTTGAAGGTGGAGGACCTCGAGGCCCCGCCCCGCCTCAAGGGGGTGAGCTTCCAGGTGAGGGCCGGGGAGATCGTGGGCATCGCCGGGGTGGAAGGGAACGGCCAAACCGAGCTGGTGGAGGCCCTGGCGGGCCTGCGCCCTTACCGGGGGGCGGTGCGCCTCCTGGGCCACCCGCTGCCCCCAAGGGCCCGGGGGGTCAGGGACCTGGGGGTGAGCCACATCCCCGAAGACCGCCTGTCCCGGGGCCTGGTCCTGGACTTTTCCGTCAAGGAGAACGCCATCCTGGGCGACCAACACCGCCCCCCCTTCCGGGGGTTTCTGGGCTTCCTGGAAGACGGGGCGATGGAGGCCAGGGCCCAGGCCCTGGTGGAGGCGTTTGACGTGCGCCCCCGCTCCACGGCGCTTCCCGCGCGGCGCTTCTCCGGGGGAAACCAGCAAAAGATCGTGGTGGGACGGGAGCTCCTAAGGGGCCCCCGGCTCCTCATCGCCGCCCAGCCCACCCGGGGCGTGGACGTGGGGGCCATAGAGTTCATCCACCAGCGCCTGGTGGAGGCCAGGGACCGGGGCTTGGCGGTGCTTCTGGTCTCCGCAGACCTGGCCGAGGTCCTTTCCCTTTCCGACCGCATCCTGGTCATGCAGGGAGGGCGGATCGCAGGCGAGGTGACCCCCGAGGAGGCCACGGAGGAGCGCCTGGGCCTCCTCATGGCCGGGGTCACTCCCTGA
- a CDS encoding LptA/OstA family protein, with translation MRKLGWIWLLGLALAATGVRVIQVEGGRLSGDLRFGPWTFEGGVKGRVKDLLIEAPRATLTAPKGKTMQEAEGEREARFEGGVVVKRGRVEARGPILVYQERTGEGELLGPARMRQEPKPGEDPVEVEASRMTFQVDTDTSTSENALLKSGNQEGRAGFVYYEEERGLAVFTDPKEVVLTRKRKEGDLRILAKEVRSLTGPKRLVATGGVRLQDGDLVTTGESLYYDDTTGEAIVLGRPAVSENKKEGFRLSGSTLLHNVNRHQVRVYGKAFRLPLEDFRKLGER, from the coding sequence ATGAGAAAACTGGGCTGGATCTGGCTTTTAGGCCTGGCCTTGGCGGCCACGGGCGTCCGGGTGATCCAGGTGGAGGGCGGTCGGCTCTCCGGGGACCTGCGCTTTGGTCCCTGGACCTTTGAGGGTGGGGTCAAGGGCCGGGTGAAGGACCTCCTCATCGAGGCCCCGAGGGCCACCCTCACCGCGCCTAAGGGCAAGACCATGCAGGAGGCGGAGGGGGAGCGGGAGGCCCGGTTTGAGGGAGGGGTGGTGGTGAAGAGGGGACGCGTGGAGGCCAGGGGGCCCATCCTGGTCTACCAGGAAAGGACCGGGGAAGGGGAGCTTCTGGGCCCGGCCAGGATGCGCCAGGAGCCCAAGCCCGGGGAGGATCCCGTGGAGGTGGAGGCCAGCCGGATGACCTTCCAAGTGGATACGGACACCTCCACCAGCGAAAACGCCCTCCTCAAGAGCGGCAACCAGGAGGGCCGGGCGGGCTTCGTGTACTACGAGGAGGAGCGTGGCCTTGCCGTCTTTACCGACCCCAAGGAGGTGGTCCTCACCCGCAAGCGCAAGGAGGGGGACCTCAGGATCCTGGCCAAGGAGGTGCGGAGCCTCACCGGTCCCAAGCGGCTCGTCGCCACCGGGGGCGTGCGGCTCCAGGATGGGGACCTGGTGACCACCGGGGAGAGCCTCTACTACGACGACACCACCGGGGAGGCCATCGTCTTGGGTAGGCCTGCGGTGAGCGAGAACAAGAAGGAGGGCTTCCGGCTTTCCGGCTCCACCCTTCTCCACAACGTGAACCGCCACCAGGTGCGGGTGTACGGCAAGGCCTTCCGCCTCCCCCTGGAGGACTTCCGTAAGCTTGGGGAAAGGTGA
- a CDS encoding BMP family lipoprotein has product MKRALVLIATLALGLGLAQVRVGIAFDAGGKFDRSFNQSAWEGAQKAAKDFGVKLFDFEPADPSQVGQGIRTFAEEGFDLVIGVGFANEPAITATAKEFPKVNFAVIDAVPGEGKLPNAVGLVFREHEGSFLVGYIAGKMTRTGVVGFIGGMDIPLIHKFEAGFRAGAEYAFKEDRIQGKVLVGYVGNTPAAWNDPAKAKEIAASQVRQGADIIYAAAGGSGLGLIDYVEQAKCLKEGGNIRFVRKADPYAKVPKYADYTKACGTDGTKATPLFFIGVDANQNYLGDTDNNPATLNHGLTSMMKRVDVATYEVIKSVVQKAFKGGVREFGLANNGVGYALDAYNKALIPASVVTKLEVLKQQIIKGQIKVPESR; this is encoded by the coding sequence ATGAAACGTGCTTTGGTGCTTATCGCAACGCTAGCCCTGGGTCTGGGCCTGGCCCAGGTGCGGGTGGGGATCGCCTTTGACGCGGGAGGCAAGTTTGACCGCTCCTTCAACCAGTCCGCCTGGGAAGGGGCGCAGAAGGCGGCCAAGGACTTCGGGGTCAAGCTCTTTGACTTTGAGCCCGCCGACCCCTCCCAGGTGGGGCAGGGCATCCGCACCTTCGCCGAGGAGGGGTTTGACCTGGTGATCGGGGTGGGCTTCGCCAACGAGCCCGCCATCACCGCCACGGCCAAGGAGTTCCCCAAGGTGAACTTCGCCGTCATTGACGCCGTACCCGGGGAGGGGAAGCTCCCCAATGCCGTGGGCCTGGTCTTCCGCGAGCACGAGGGGAGCTTCCTGGTGGGGTACATCGCCGGCAAGATGACCCGCACCGGCGTGGTGGGCTTCATCGGGGGCATGGACATCCCCCTCATTCACAAGTTTGAGGCGGGCTTCCGCGCCGGGGCGGAGTACGCCTTCAAGGAGGACAGGATCCAGGGCAAGGTCCTGGTGGGCTATGTGGGCAACACCCCCGCCGCCTGGAACGACCCGGCCAAGGCCAAGGAGATCGCCGCCAGTCAGGTGCGCCAGGGAGCGGACATCATCTACGCCGCAGCGGGCGGCTCGGGCCTGGGGCTCATTGACTACGTGGAGCAGGCCAAGTGCCTCAAGGAGGGCGGCAACATCCGGTTCGTGCGCAAGGCCGACCCCTACGCCAAGGTGCCCAAATACGCCGACTACACCAAGGCTTGCGGCACCGACGGCACCAAGGCCACCCCCCTCTTCTTCATCGGGGTGGACGCCAACCAGAACTACCTGGGGGACACCGACAACAACCCCGCCACCCTGAACCACGGCCTCACCTCCATGATGAAGCGGGTGGACGTGGCCACCTACGAGGTCATCAAGAGCGTGGTGCAGAAGGCCTTCAAGGGCGGGGTCAGGGAGTTCGGCCTCGCCAACAACGGCGTGGGCTACGCCCTGGACGCGTACAACAAGGCCCTGATCCCCGCCAGCGTGGTGACCAAGCTGGAGGTCCTGAAGCAGCAGATCATCAAGGGCCAGATCAAGGTGCCGGAGAGCCGCTAG